From Poecile atricapillus isolate bPoeAtr1 chromosome Z, bPoeAtr1.hap1, whole genome shotgun sequence, one genomic window encodes:
- the DIRAS2 gene encoding GTP-binding protein Di-Ras2 codes for MPEQSNDYRVVVFGAGGVGKSSLVLRFVKGTFRESYIPTIEDTYRQVISCDKSICTLQITDTTGSHQFPAMQRLSISKGHAFILVYSITSRQSLEELKPIYEQICQIKGDIENIPIMLVGNKNDENQNREVESSEGEAMAKKWKCAFMETSAKTNHNVKELFQELLNLEKRRTVSLQIDGKKSKQQKRKEKLKGKCVVM; via the coding sequence ATGCCTGAGCAAAGCAATGATTATAGGGTAGTTGTGTTTGGAGCTGGAGGAGTGGGGAAAAGTTCTTTGGTCTTGAGATTTGTGAAGGGCACTTTCAGAGAGAGCTACATCCCTACCATTGAAGACACCTATCGGCAGGTGATCAGCTGTGATAAGAGCATATGCACTTTGCAGATAACTGACACCACAGGGAGCCATCAATTTCCAGCCATGCAACGTCTCTCTATTTCTAAAGGACATGCTTTTATTCTGGTTTACTCTATCACCAGCCGACAGTCCTTGGAGGAACTCAAGCCAATCTACGAACAAATATGTCAGATTAAAGGAGACATAGAAAACATTCCAATAATGCTGGTGGGGAATAAAAATGATGAGAACCAAAATCGAGAGGTAGAAAGCAGTGAAGGAGAAGCCATGGCTAAGAAGTGGAAATGTGCCTTCATGGAGACCTCTGCCAAGACAAACCACAATGTGAAAGAGTTATTTCAAGAGTTGCTAAACCTGGAGAAACGCAGgactgtgagtttgcaaattgatggcaaaaaaagcaagcaacagaaaaggaaggagaagctgaaaggaaaatgtgtgGTGATGTGA